Proteins found in one Arthrobacter sp. U41 genomic segment:
- a CDS encoding DUF7455 domain-containing protein translates to MTTAVADRTLSTVDRCDRCGAQAYVRVVLGASGGELLFCGHHARAVEPTLRPLSSDWYDETGRLHEKPPVSVD, encoded by the coding sequence ATGACAACAGCAGTTGCGGACCGCACACTTAGCACCGTCGACCGGTGCGATCGTTGCGGAGCACAGGCATATGTCCGGGTTGTTCTCGGCGCCTCCGGGGGTGAGCTTCTTTTCTGCGGCCACCACGCCCGCGCCGTGGAACCGACGCTCAGGCCGCTCAGCTCTGACTGGTACGACGAGACGGGCCGGCTTCACGAGAAGCCGCCGGTTTCCGTCGACTA
- a CDS encoding DNA gyrase/topoisomerase IV subunit B translates to MAPSSDYTARHLSVLEGLEAVRKRPGMYIGSTDSRGLMHCLWEIIDNSVDEALAGFGHDIKIILHADNSVEIHDDGRGVPVDIEPKTGLSGVEVVFTKLHAGGKFGGGSYTASGGLHGVGASVVNALSARLDVDVDRGGKTYRMCFRRGEPGRFKDTGSKPDPASVFSPFVDGSVLDIVGKAKRGVTGTRIRYWADRQIFTQDAKFSYDELAARARQTSFLVPGLKLTVRDERRLPGTPGESGPHEEVFHHDGGISEFVEYLAADPALTDVWRLHGAGKFKETVPVIDEKGHSKLTEVERDCEVDVALRWGIGYDSTVRTFVNIISTPKGGTHQTGFEQALLKTFRKAVETNARKLKAGNDKIEKDDIFAGLTAVLTVRLAEPQFEGQTKEILGTSAVRAIVAKVVEQELNAKLTSSHRNDKAQSALLLEKIVSEMKSRISARVHKETQRRKNALETSSMPTKLADCRTDDVGRSELFIVEGDSALGTAKLARSSDFQALLPIRGKILNVQKASVGDMLSNAECAALIQVVGAGSGRSFDISAARYGKVILMTDADVDGAHIRTLLLTLFFRYMRPMIEQGRVFAAVPPLHRVEVINAGQKANEMVYTYSEAELHELLARLAKEGKRYKEPIQRYKGLGEMDAEQLAETTMDPRHRTLRKVGIENAKQAEETFDLLMGSDVAPRKDFIIAGAASLDRERIDA, encoded by the coding sequence GTGGCACCAAGTTCTGATTACACCGCCCGGCATCTCTCCGTACTGGAGGGCCTTGAAGCCGTCCGCAAGCGCCCGGGCATGTACATCGGTTCCACCGACTCCCGCGGCCTCATGCACTGCCTCTGGGAAATCATCGACAACTCGGTCGACGAGGCCCTCGCCGGCTTTGGCCATGACATCAAAATTATCCTGCACGCGGACAACTCGGTGGAGATCCACGACGACGGCCGCGGGGTCCCCGTGGACATCGAACCGAAAACCGGGCTGAGCGGCGTCGAGGTCGTCTTCACGAAACTGCACGCCGGCGGCAAATTCGGCGGCGGCTCCTACACCGCCTCGGGCGGACTGCACGGTGTCGGCGCCTCCGTCGTGAACGCGCTGTCGGCGCGTCTCGACGTCGACGTCGACCGCGGCGGCAAGACCTACCGGATGTGCTTCCGCCGGGGCGAGCCCGGCCGTTTCAAGGACACCGGCAGCAAGCCGGACCCGGCATCGGTCTTCTCGCCCTTCGTCGACGGATCCGTCCTGGACATCGTGGGCAAGGCCAAACGGGGCGTTACCGGCACCCGGATCCGGTACTGGGCGGACCGGCAGATCTTCACCCAGGACGCCAAGTTCTCGTACGACGAACTGGCCGCCCGCGCCCGCCAGACCTCGTTCCTGGTCCCCGGCCTGAAGCTCACGGTCCGGGACGAGCGCAGGCTCCCCGGCACTCCGGGCGAGTCCGGCCCGCATGAGGAGGTCTTCCACCACGACGGCGGCATCTCCGAGTTCGTCGAATACCTTGCCGCGGACCCCGCCCTCACGGACGTCTGGCGGCTGCACGGCGCCGGCAAGTTCAAGGAAACCGTCCCGGTCATTGATGAAAAAGGCCACAGCAAGCTGACGGAGGTCGAGCGGGACTGTGAAGTCGACGTCGCCCTCCGCTGGGGCATCGGCTACGACAGCACAGTGCGCACCTTCGTCAACATCATTTCCACCCCCAAGGGCGGCACCCACCAGACCGGCTTCGAGCAGGCGCTCCTCAAGACCTTCCGCAAGGCGGTCGAAACCAACGCCCGGAAACTCAAGGCCGGCAACGACAAGATCGAGAAGGACGACATCTTCGCGGGGCTCACCGCCGTCCTCACCGTGAGGCTGGCGGAGCCGCAGTTCGAGGGCCAGACCAAGGAAATCCTGGGCACCTCCGCCGTGCGGGCCATCGTGGCCAAGGTGGTGGAACAGGAGCTCAACGCGAAGCTGACCTCGTCCCACCGCAACGACAAGGCCCAGTCGGCGCTGCTGCTGGAAAAGATCGTCAGCGAGATGAAGTCGCGCATCTCCGCGCGGGTCCACAAGGAGACGCAGCGACGCAAGAACGCGCTCGAGACGTCCTCCATGCCCACCAAGCTCGCGGACTGCCGCACCGACGACGTCGGGCGCTCCGAACTGTTCATCGTCGAAGGTGATTCGGCGCTTGGCACCGCGAAGCTGGCGCGGTCCTCCGACTTCCAGGCGCTGCTGCCCATCCGCGGCAAGATCCTCAACGTCCAGAAGGCTTCGGTGGGCGACATGCTCTCCAACGCCGAATGCGCGGCCCTCATCCAGGTGGTGGGCGCCGGCTCCGGCCGCAGCTTTGACATCAGCGCCGCCCGGTACGGCAAGGTCATCCTGATGACCGACGCCGACGTCGACGGGGCCCACATCCGCACGCTCCTGCTGACGCTGTTCTTCCGCTACATGCGGCCGATGATCGAGCAGGGCCGCGTCTTCGCGGCCGTCCCGCCGCTGCACCGGGTGGAGGTCATCAACGCCGGCCAGAAGGCCAACGAGATGGTCTACACGTACTCGGAGGCTGAACTGCACGAACTGCTGGCCCGGCTCGCCAAGGAGGGCAAGCGGTACAAGGAACCGATCCAGCGCTACAAGGGCCTGGGTGAGATGGACGCGGAGCAGCTGGCCGAGACCACCATGGACCCGCGGCACCGCACCCTGCGCAAGGTCGGGATCGAGAACGCCAAGCAGGCCGAAGAGACCTTTGACCTGCTGATGGGATCCGATGTGGCGCCCCGCAAGGACTTCATCATCGCCGGGGCGGCGAGCCTGGACCGGGAACGCATCGACGCCTGA
- a CDS encoding M20/M25/M40 family metallo-hydrolase — MRQTRNIQRAAIAATIGLAVSFAPPALAATGTTSDTLRSAVSADNIMNHLEALQAIAENNDGNRAAGTPGYEASLLYIEGKLEEAGYKPVRQPFSYDRYDFASASLERVSPDPLAYVYGEGFLDLSYSGAGDVTAPLTAVDLNLAGDHASTSGCEAGDFAGFTPGNVALIQRGTCTFRIKAENAAAAGASGAIIFNQGNVVPGDDRLGLFAGTLDLPQAAIPVVSTSYATGAGLAGLSGVVMHLAVDAGVTTIESYNILVDTAGRSDRTVVVGAHLDSVGGGPGINDNGSGSAAILETAIQLKESAIAPTNRIRFAFWGGEEDGLVGSEHYVSQLSARQVKDHAVNLNFDMVGSPNFVRYVYDGDGSAFGEKGPNGSALVEQVFLDYFKSQSLPVAPTAFDGRSDYFGFISNGIPAGGLFTGAEDPKTAEEAAIFGGTAGAPLDPCYHQGCDTIENVDRTVLEQMADAIAHSTLTFAMTTSAVNGSAKGNGNGNVDLEYKAHKLLK; from the coding sequence GTGAGGCAAACTCGGAATATCCAGCGCGCGGCCATCGCCGCCACGATCGGGCTGGCGGTCAGTTTCGCGCCGCCGGCCCTTGCAGCAACCGGAACCACGTCGGACACCCTCCGGTCAGCGGTGTCCGCGGACAACATCATGAACCACCTCGAAGCACTCCAGGCCATCGCCGAGAACAACGACGGCAACCGGGCGGCGGGGACCCCGGGCTACGAAGCGTCCCTCCTCTACATCGAAGGCAAGCTGGAGGAGGCCGGCTACAAGCCGGTCCGGCAGCCTTTCAGCTACGACCGCTACGACTTCGCGTCGGCATCACTGGAACGCGTGTCACCTGATCCGTTGGCCTACGTCTACGGGGAGGGCTTTCTGGACCTGTCCTACTCGGGTGCCGGTGACGTCACCGCCCCGCTGACCGCCGTCGACCTCAACCTCGCCGGTGACCACGCCTCAACCAGCGGCTGCGAGGCGGGCGACTTTGCCGGCTTCACGCCCGGCAACGTCGCCCTGATCCAGCGCGGCACCTGCACCTTCCGGATCAAGGCGGAGAACGCCGCCGCCGCCGGGGCCTCGGGAGCCATCATCTTCAACCAGGGCAACGTCGTGCCGGGGGATGACCGCCTCGGCCTGTTCGCCGGCACCCTGGACCTGCCCCAGGCCGCCATTCCCGTGGTCAGCACCAGCTACGCCACCGGAGCCGGACTCGCCGGCCTCAGCGGTGTGGTGATGCACCTCGCCGTCGATGCCGGGGTGACCACGATCGAGTCATACAACATCCTCGTCGACACCGCCGGCCGCAGCGACCGGACCGTCGTGGTGGGCGCCCACCTGGATTCCGTGGGGGGCGGTCCCGGCATCAATGACAACGGCTCAGGATCGGCCGCGATCCTGGAGACAGCGATCCAGCTGAAGGAATCGGCGATCGCACCGACCAACCGGATCCGCTTCGCGTTCTGGGGAGGGGAAGAGGACGGGCTGGTCGGTTCCGAGCACTACGTTTCCCAGCTGTCGGCCCGCCAGGTCAAGGACCACGCCGTGAACCTCAACTTCGACATGGTCGGCTCGCCCAACTTCGTCCGCTACGTCTACGACGGCGACGGCTCGGCGTTCGGGGAAAAGGGCCCCAACGGCTCGGCGCTGGTGGAGCAGGTCTTCCTGGACTACTTCAAGTCCCAGAGCCTGCCCGTCGCGCCGACGGCCTTCGACGGGCGGTCCGACTACTTCGGTTTCATCAGCAACGGCATCCCTGCCGGAGGATTGTTCACCGGGGCGGAGGACCCGAAGACCGCGGAAGAGGCCGCAATCTTCGGCGGCACCGCGGGTGCACCCCTGGACCCGTGCTACCACCAGGGCTGCGACACCATCGAGAACGTGGACCGGACGGTGCTGGAGCAAATGGCCGACGCGATCGCGCACTCCACGCTCACCTTCGCGATGACCACCTCGGCGGTCAACGGCTCGGCCAAGGGGAACGGTAACGGCAACGTGGATCTCGAATACAAGGCCCACAAGCTGCTCAAGTAA
- a CDS encoding M56 family metallopeptidase, with product MFWTSWFLAVLAIALAWPVPVLLSRAQWPSRSPFTAMLLWQAIALAGGLSMIGAMLVYGLGPVGDNLLAGLRALAGMVFSNAPTTALGFWHIFALSAAALLSAHLVFTLLLTYYKIQRQRRRHRELLALLASPSAEGPRTMVISVDSPVAYCLPGGARSVTVLSDGLMAALEPAELRAVLNHENAHLDQRHHLLLWAFAAWRQALPWLPTTRLAQEAVSSLIEMLADDVALKTESRATLIKAIAIVASGSPGAHGARMAFGEPELSDVEPGQPGATGGAGSARTTASRISRLLSPQPPLPESLRAAVLAACVLLLAVPTALLMVPGLLG from the coding sequence ATGTTTTGGACCTCATGGTTTCTGGCGGTCCTGGCGATAGCGCTGGCCTGGCCGGTGCCTGTCCTGCTTTCCCGCGCCCAGTGGCCGTCACGTTCGCCGTTCACGGCCATGCTGCTCTGGCAGGCGATCGCCCTGGCCGGCGGGCTGTCCATGATCGGCGCCATGCTGGTCTACGGGCTGGGGCCGGTCGGGGACAACCTGCTGGCAGGCCTGCGGGCCCTTGCCGGGATGGTCTTCAGCAATGCGCCCACAACGGCGCTGGGCTTCTGGCATATCTTTGCGCTCTCGGCTGCGGCATTGCTGTCAGCCCACCTCGTGTTCACCCTGCTGCTGACGTACTACAAGATCCAGCGCCAGCGTCGGCGGCACCGCGAACTGCTGGCGCTGCTGGCGTCCCCCTCCGCTGAGGGCCCGCGGACCATGGTGATCAGTGTTGACTCCCCCGTTGCGTACTGCCTGCCCGGGGGTGCCCGCTCGGTCACCGTCCTCTCCGACGGGCTCATGGCGGCCCTGGAACCCGCCGAACTCCGTGCCGTCCTGAACCACGAGAACGCGCACCTGGACCAGCGCCATCACCTGCTGCTGTGGGCCTTCGCGGCCTGGCGGCAGGCGCTGCCGTGGCTGCCCACGACGCGGCTGGCCCAGGAGGCGGTCAGCTCGCTGATCGAGATGCTCGCCGACGACGTCGCGCTGAAGACCGAGAGCAGGGCCACCCTGATCAAGGCGATCGCGATTGTCGCCAGCGGCTCCCCCGGAGCCCACGGCGCCAGGATGGCCTTCGGCGAACCGGAACTCTCCGACGTCGAGCCGGGCCAGCCGGGTGCCACCGGAGGCGCCGGTTCGGCCCGGACGACGGCGTCCCGCATCAGCCGACTGCTCTCCCCGCAGCCGCCCCTGCCGGAATCCCTCCGCGCCGCGGTGCTGGCGGCCTGCGTGCTGCTGCTGGCGGTCCCGACGGCACTGCTGATGGTCCCCGGCCTGCTGGGCTGA
- a CDS encoding BlaI/MecI/CopY family transcriptional regulator, with protein MASLGELERAVMDLLWAGHEAATANTLRDLLAQSTRPENGTAGHEGKDLAVTTVLTVLSRLERKGLVERERGTRPHRYQAVSSREDHTAELMHEVLGSAPDREAVLARFIGSVTDTEAETLRKLLGLS; from the coding sequence ATGGCAAGTCTCGGTGAACTGGAACGGGCAGTGATGGACCTGCTCTGGGCAGGCCATGAGGCTGCCACGGCGAACACCCTGCGGGATTTGCTCGCGCAGAGCACCCGCCCGGAAAACGGCACGGCCGGACACGAGGGCAAGGACCTGGCCGTGACGACGGTGCTGACCGTGCTCTCCCGCCTTGAGCGCAAGGGCCTGGTCGAGCGCGAACGCGGCACCCGCCCGCACCGCTACCAGGCAGTCTCCAGCCGTGAAGACCACACCGCTGAACTGATGCACGAAGTCCTCGGATCCGCTCCGGACCGCGAGGCGGTGCTGGCACGCTTTATTGGCTCCGTCACCGACACCGAGGCAGAAACGCTGCGCAAGCTGCTGGGACTCAGCTAG
- a CDS encoding cytochrome ubiquinol oxidase subunit I, with amino-acid sequence MDALEIARWQFGITTVYHFMMVPLTIGLGLVVAVIQTMWHRTGKPEYLRMTKFWGKLFLINFIMGVATGIVQEFQFGMAWSEYSRFVGDVFGAPLAMEALLAFFVESTFLGLWIFGWKQLKPAVHLACLWIAVIGSVFSAYFIIVANSWMQHPVGVEMINGRPVMTDAWAVFTNNTALVAVPHTLFGALAVAGSFLLGIAWYHLWRRRHDGIDTIGADGKVVPGEAAIPGRDRADHAVWIRSLRIGAVVAMISFAGTSLTGDLQGKLMFEQQPMKMAAAEAACHDGTGFSILSIGNLGSKNCDEIVALIEVPGILSFLAKGNFTTEVPGVNGLLDQYKADYGTHLPDNPIYGERAGQEIQYVPVMEVTYWGFRMMIGFGALAAAAALVALWLTRKGTVPASRGLMRLAVFGILAPFGANAAGWIFTEMGRQPFVVAPNPDPSGIDQVFMFTAAAVSPGVSAGELLTSLVVLTGVYAVLLVVEVKLLVKYIRGGVVSAMPELAHVPADENADGTPGDGGPGKPAGADDVLAFAY; translated from the coding sequence TTGGACGCCTTGGAAATCGCACGGTGGCAATTCGGAATCACCACCGTCTATCACTTCATGATGGTGCCGCTCACCATCGGCCTGGGCCTGGTCGTCGCCGTGATCCAGACGATGTGGCACCGCACCGGCAAGCCGGAATACCTCCGGATGACCAAGTTCTGGGGCAAGCTCTTCCTGATCAACTTCATCATGGGCGTTGCCACGGGCATCGTGCAGGAGTTCCAGTTCGGCATGGCCTGGAGCGAGTACAGCCGCTTCGTTGGCGATGTGTTCGGGGCACCGCTGGCCATGGAAGCCCTGCTGGCGTTCTTCGTGGAGTCGACCTTCCTGGGGCTCTGGATCTTCGGCTGGAAGCAGCTCAAGCCCGCCGTCCACCTCGCCTGCCTCTGGATCGCCGTGATCGGTTCGGTCTTCTCCGCCTACTTCATCATCGTGGCCAACAGCTGGATGCAGCACCCGGTCGGTGTCGAGATGATCAACGGCCGCCCCGTGATGACCGATGCGTGGGCGGTCTTCACCAACAACACCGCCCTCGTCGCCGTCCCGCACACCCTCTTCGGTGCCCTCGCCGTCGCCGGCTCCTTCCTGCTGGGCATTGCCTGGTACCACCTGTGGCGCCGCCGCCACGACGGGATCGACACGATCGGGGCCGACGGCAAGGTCGTCCCCGGCGAGGCCGCCATCCCCGGCCGGGACCGCGCCGACCACGCCGTCTGGATCCGCTCCCTGCGGATCGGCGCCGTCGTCGCGATGATTTCCTTCGCCGGCACCTCCCTCACCGGCGACCTGCAGGGCAAACTCATGTTCGAACAGCAGCCCATGAAAATGGCCGCCGCCGAAGCGGCATGCCACGACGGCACCGGTTTCTCCATCCTGAGCATCGGCAACCTCGGCTCCAAGAACTGCGATGAAATCGTCGCCCTCATCGAGGTGCCCGGAATCCTGTCCTTCCTCGCCAAGGGCAACTTCACCACCGAGGTCCCGGGCGTCAACGGCCTGCTGGACCAGTACAAGGCCGACTACGGCACCCACCTGCCGGACAACCCCATCTACGGGGAACGGGCCGGCCAGGAGATCCAGTACGTCCCGGTCATGGAGGTCACCTACTGGGGCTTCCGGATGATGATCGGCTTCGGCGCACTGGCGGCAGCCGCCGCGCTGGTCGCGCTCTGGCTGACCCGGAAGGGAACCGTCCCCGCCTCCCGCGGCCTGATGCGGCTGGCCGTGTTCGGCATCCTGGCACCCTTCGGAGCCAACGCCGCCGGCTGGATCTTCACCGAGATGGGCCGCCAGCCATTCGTCGTCGCCCCCAACCCCGACCCCAGCGGGATCGACCAGGTCTTTATGTTCACGGCCGCGGCCGTCTCACCCGGCGTCTCGGCCGGTGAGCTGCTGACCTCTCTCGTGGTCCTCACCGGCGTGTACGCGGTGCTGCTGGTGGTCGAGGTCAAGCTACTGGTCAAGTACATCCGCGGCGGGGTGGTCTCGGCCATGCCGGAACTCGCGCACGTCCCCGCCGATGAAAACGCGGACGGCACCCCCGGGGACGGCGGTCCCGGCAAGCCGGCGGGCGCCGACGACGTCCTGGCCTTCGCCTACTAA
- the cydB gene encoding cytochrome d ubiquinol oxidase subunit II, translating into MELLPTIWFIAIAVLWTGYLFLEGFDLGVGMLMKGFARNNTERRVLLNTVGPVWDGNEVWLLTAGGATFAAFPLWYASLFSALYLPLLLVLVALIFRAVAFEYRGKVDNPRWRARWDWAISLGSLVAAFGVGAALALTTTGLPLNANGDREGGPFAWFSAYAVLGGLAVVGFSLLHGLAFLALKTDGDVRHRARRWFVRLLPVLLLPIAGWAVSLQLLSGEVWTVLAVAAAVVAAVLAWNFARTGAEGRAFLSLGAFLLFGSASIFGAAFPVVLPSTLDPAFNLTVSNASSSDYTLGLMSIVACIGLPLVLVYQAWTYWVFRRRVSDAHIPEAHSFLPAIAAKALAPKD; encoded by the coding sequence ATGGAACTGCTTCCCACCATCTGGTTCATCGCCATCGCGGTGCTGTGGACGGGCTATCTCTTTCTCGAGGGCTTCGACCTCGGCGTCGGGATGCTGATGAAGGGCTTCGCCCGGAACAACACCGAACGCCGGGTGCTGCTCAACACGGTCGGACCGGTCTGGGACGGCAACGAGGTCTGGCTCCTCACGGCCGGAGGCGCCACCTTCGCGGCCTTCCCGCTCTGGTACGCCTCGCTGTTCTCCGCGCTCTACCTGCCGCTGCTGCTGGTTCTGGTGGCCCTCATCTTCCGCGCCGTGGCCTTTGAATACCGCGGCAAGGTGGACAACCCGCGGTGGCGTGCCCGCTGGGACTGGGCCATCTCCCTGGGCTCCCTCGTGGCGGCCTTCGGCGTCGGGGCCGCCCTGGCCCTGACCACCACCGGGCTGCCGCTGAACGCCAACGGCGACCGCGAGGGCGGCCCGTTCGCGTGGTTCAGCGCCTACGCCGTCCTGGGCGGCCTCGCCGTCGTCGGATTCTCACTGCTGCACGGCCTCGCCTTCCTGGCGCTGAAGACCGACGGCGACGTCCGGCACCGCGCACGCCGGTGGTTCGTCCGGCTCCTGCCCGTCCTGCTGCTGCCGATCGCGGGCTGGGCGGTGAGCCTGCAGCTGCTCAGCGGCGAGGTCTGGACCGTGCTGGCCGTCGCGGCCGCCGTGGTGGCTGCCGTACTGGCCTGGAACTTTGCCCGCACGGGTGCCGAAGGCCGCGCGTTCCTGTCCCTGGGCGCCTTCCTGCTGTTCGGCAGCGCCTCGATCTTTGGTGCAGCCTTCCCCGTGGTGCTGCCGTCCACGCTGGACCCGGCCTTCAACCTGACGGTCTCCAACGCCTCCTCCTCGGACTACACCCTGGGACTGATGAGCATCGTCGCCTGCATCGGGCTTCCGCTGGTCCTCGTGTACCAGGCCTGGACTTACTGGGTGTTCCGGCGCCGGGTGAGCGATGCGCATATCCCGGAGGCCCACAGCTTCCTCCCCGCCATCGCCGCCAAAGCCCTGGCACCCAAGGACTAG